The genomic stretch TCGTTGAACCAGaaccaaaaaggaaaaatggaaGAAAGAACTAAAAAAATGTCATTGCATGGCAGCCCAGAGACAATGCAAATAGTTGGGGAAAGGGAATCAGGAGTTTGGGGAAGGGAATCCAGAGTTAGAGGAAAGGAATACCGAAACTCCGAGGAAAGGAAAGTCAAGCCAACAATGGGGCAGAACCCCATCGAAACATGTATAGCGCCCAAATACCACCCATTGCTAATGACAACAACCGAAGAAATCAGTGGgcggagtgggagtgggagtggcagtgggcgCTGCCAGTGGGCATGTACGTGTACAAGCAAAACCTGTCTGAACCGACTAGACATCGCACCCAATTTCAGCCAAATCAATCATAATTCGTTTGCATAGAAGGCGGAGATATCAGACGACACACCACACCCACTCAAAAAGGAAACCTGAGAAATTAGCCAAACTTTTGGAATACACTAGGAGAAAATTGCCATGAATttcttacaaataaatataaatttaacaCTTCAAAGGCCTTCTTATCGCTAAATTCCTTCTGAAAGTTATCCAGAAAACATGTTTTCCAAGCTGCTTAAAACAGCTCCTGGAAtattattatacatttttcagTACCAAGAATACGTTATATTTATAGAATTCTCCCAGTAATCTGAATAATGATGGTGCGAAAGCCACTTAACCTCTTATTTAAAGCCTCTTAAGTGTTTTTACTTCTCCGAAATTCTCCGAAAACGTTTTTATTTTCAGCAATTGAAGGTTTTCTGGGATGCTTGATGCCATAGCCTACAAAATGTATGTTGGAACCCTTTCAATCTGTTCTACTTTACAGAAATTTGTCCTTAGAAATATAACTTTCTTTCTAGAAATAAAGTATACGCATGCTATTCGAACCTAAAGCTAAAACTTGTATAGAAATCCAGTCGAAAATATATGGTctaaaaaataattgaaagaGTAGAAAAACTTTCTTATAAACAGGGAAACTTTTCGAACTCCTGGAAAATGATTTACTTTTTTGTGTGGAATTTTCGCCGTTGCATGTCAAAGGCATATTGAAGCAAAGAgagaaaatgttttttaattgaTGCACAGAAATAACAACTACTACCAGTGGTAAAAACCAACATGAAACCCAACAACAAGTGGTCATGACAACATCggcaaatgcatttttgtGTTGCCATAGTGGGAGCACGAGCGAACGGAACAAACGCCCCAAAAAGGAACAGAATACTCCCACTCAAATGGAGATCCCCAGGAGCTTGTGTCTCCATAAACAATATCCAGGCGGGCGGAAAAGAATCGAAATGAAAACTCGAGGGCGTTGCCTGGATCCCAGGACCCctgttctggttctgttcGTGGGGTGGGGCGTTGCATGTACATGACACGAACATGCAATTAAAgtggaatatttttatagccataTAACACATACAGATACCAGGAATATAtccaatatatgtacatgaatatattttactttaatttttgCTGAAAgtaaaggaaaaagaaaaaccataCAGGAGGTAACTCTTTCAGTTCCAAGGACTTCAGAGTTCAGAGAGCATTCGCATGGACAGCTCTCCCATGGCTATGGGTCTCCTGAAGTGTGGCTGGATGACCACAGGGCAGACAGCTGTCGGTTGGGCCGGACGTATGGCTAAAGGCAGAAAGAGCAGCGCTCTACAGAAAGGCACAGCCAAAAGAAAATCCGAGAAAAAAGCCTTTTCGTTGCTTTTTCCTCAGAGGAAAGTAATCCAGAGGTGAGAGCAGGCAGGAGATACATTtgtagttttgtttgtttcaaaGTGAAATTCATTTGCTCTACTTCGAAGTGCACATTTTAAAGGAAAGTTTAaaggaaaattaaaagtatTGTCAAGAATGTGGAATATCCTATTAAAGGATGTGTTTTAATGCCTATACAGCATAAGCAACATAGGAAATAAATGCATGAATGAAGGAGTATaatggatgtacatatgtatgtacctcaACTTTAAAGAATAGTCACCATAGCCTCAACCATCTACAGCATACACACGCCTATAAGAATACTCTTTTCACTGTCGGATACACATAATGAACCCTGGAAGAATGTGCGAGTACGAGTCGAGTATCTGTTAGTGCGTGTGTCTACTGGTGGCAGGTGTAGCTCCAAATGTTAATGCCAAGTGCCAtcaaattaaacattttccctACACACCATGCACACAAACACCAAGCACCACCAAGCACTCTTCTtacgcacacacatggaaaATGTAGCATACATCAGAGAGAGGAAACAGCTCCCTCAAAAGTATGCAGCATGTTTTTTGTCGTTCTACGGAAATGAGCAGAAGAAAAGGCGGGGAAAAGTGGGGGGAAAATGCAAAGGAAAACCCAAAGAAGGAAAATGTATGTTGCTCCAGCTGTCAGTGCAGTGAAGTCTGCATTGAAAATCCATTTATAGTTGTTGCATTATGTTATTTTCAGTCATTTAGCAggcgtctctctgtctgtctggctgtctctcTGCATGTCTGAATACCACTGCAAAAGTGCATGTCAAACGAAGGCTCAATGACACTGTCTTTCAAGCTCTTTTCCTCTAGCCTTTCCCTATAACTTTGTTTCGGTTTCTCCCCATCTCATTCCCAATACAAAAATAGCTTTTGTTTATGTCAACCACATTTGTACTTGGATTCCACTTGATTTTCTTTCTGGGGCTTTCAGACCATCGCATTAATAATGAATTAATTAAGTGTCCATTTATTTGTTGGCCTCATTTCGCATGTGACAGTCTGACCGGTTTAATTATTTAGCCAGAAGTAACAGTGTGGCcgaaatttaaaaaagagTGGGGGCGACAATTCataaaggaaaaagaaagaactgAATTATTTAAAGCAGACAAATGTTTTGGGGAAAGTTTTAAGGGAAACAGGGTTTGCTAGAAAACTTTCGAGGAAAGCGCTTTGTGATGACTGTACTTAGGATTGGCAGAAATGTCTCTTCGGTAAAGGGGCAGGCAGACGGCTGTAAAAGACTATGCCCGagagtgcaaaaacaaaatacattttaaatgATGAGCGACTATATTAGCACTACAATTTTAATGTATAACTGTTCTTAAAGACTAAACGttttttttacaaatataTGCGGAAATATTGAAAGATTTAATACGAGTAGTGAAGAAAACATTTGATAAGGAACGACTTTAATAGTCTAGAATCTGTATTTTaacttaaatattttgtgtaaCTATAATGTTttacaataaacaaaacactttgaatgcaattttacaacgaaaacattttcgaaTAGTCTATTTAAATTCAAAGATTGTGGATTACTTCCATGTGAGTAAGGAGCAAAACCCAAactaaaccaaaaataaaagcgcATTTCCTTTAtcctctttcttttttctttaaagTTAAAAAGTTTTTGGTAAACTTTTGGAGAATCACAATAGAAGTTTTCTTTCGAACAAAAGTTTACAGCATATCTGCTCTGAGTTGGTTCTACTTTAAGAGCatagaaattgaatttaacCAAAAGATTGTTTAGGAATTGAATGATGAATGAATTTTGCTAATGTGCATTGGATTGTAATCAAGtaaattgaatgcaaatgaaatgtgaGGCACATGTGCCAAAAGAAGTGAATGGTAGAGCAAGTTAATGATCTTAAAAAAAATGTCTCAACTGTTTTCTCAAATTTATAAACTTAATAATGATTCCATGGTACTTTTTGTGGTGTATAGCCCCCCAAAAGTACAAACTTAAAGACTTAAAAGTCactcaattaaaaaaaaactatttacaATTCAAAATCTGAATGATGAAGGGTaagaaaattgatttggaATGACTGTTAAGCAGACAGAAAGAAGGAGAAAGGGAAAAGAAACTAATCACACTCTGAGTGAAGCTAACTGCCACACCGGCCACACCTTGAACGTCGAACACCTCCTCTGCAGCCATTTCCTGTACTCAATTCTCGCGCTAACAaaccagccatccatccatccatccgtctcacatcacatcacaccATGCCGCACCATTACTCGTGCCACATCacatcccacacacacacacacacttacctCCCAGAGTGTGTGTTAGCCAGTTAAAAATGGACTTTCCATTTGGCTTTCTGCCTCGACTGTCAGTTTCAATAACATGAGAGCCGACACGGAGGACTGTCTGGAAATAGGAGGACCAGACGGAGTCCTCCTGATGTGCGTCCTCGTTATGGCAAGCACTAGTCAAAGCAAACCCTGATATCTATCCAACCATTCGTTAAACTTTTGCCCTGAATGACAGCTGAAGGAATAGAAACAGGAGTGCTCAATCTCCGCGATTCAATCTCACATTTGACGCATTTCCTTGCTGTACTTCTATCTGTTTTTTTCGACTTGTATTTCATTAATTATTCAGTTTTTTCAGCATATTTAATGGGGCGCTCtcgccccctctctctgtctgtgagTCAGTCATCAAAATTAGGTTTAGAGGAATGATGGAAAGGGCATGGGGCAACCTTCTACCTCGTACTCGAACTCGTGCTCGTATCTGTTGTATCTCTCGGGTCTATTGTCGAGTTTTGTCActgcatttgaatttaaatcGAATGAAAACATTTGCGTAACAATTTGGCAacatgcagcagcatcagcatcagcagtcTGCTTCCCTTGGGGCGAGGCATGCCCCGAATGGTGGAATGGTTTTGCCTCTCCGTTGTACGGATGATGCCAGGATATACGAGTggatatacagatacagatactcgcgTACTCGTATACGTACATCCGTACAATACGTAATCACCCCAACGCCTTTGCTTATaaattttgtggaaaattaaaatcaatatCAGTGGggagctgctggctgctcCCCTCTTGTGACCTGCCCGCTCACAACAGACGACACGACCCCTTGGCTGCATTTGCAGCACATgctgttgcatattttataaattcaaCTGCAAAGTCATTCAATGAAGACAAAGGATAAGCGAACATTGTTAGGGATAGACATGTAGTAAGTAGGTGCTACAGAGTGGGGATAATGCTGTTAGTGACAAACGATGTGGCAGCACTGCTCAAACGGAAATCCAAGGGAAAACAACCTTTGATTTTAGGCAACACGGACACAGGATTGTCCAAAGGAGGTTAGGAACGTCCTAACTTCAATAAGGAATAACCATCCTTAGTGGagaataaaacaaagaaattaaaaccaaaagaaGACACAGCCCAACGCAAAATTCCAAGGTGAAATTCCATTCAAGAGTAAACCACGTTTCCATAGCTTCCTCACAAACTAAAATTATTTTCGATTAGCGCTCGAGGTGCCGGGCCAGGACTTCTAATAATTTAGATATGCATTCAATAAACTCAAACAAAGAATATGCCAAGAGCCTCAACATCCTATGCAAAAAAGGTAATTAAGTTTCGGGCCATGAAACCACATCGCATCCACTGGCAATTTCCTGCCACTCCGCCGATGGGGGAGGCCttaattgatttcaattggttaTGACTTTGGATACTTATTTGCAGATTAATTGATTTCCTGGATCCACCGAAAGCCAAGGGGACGTCGACTATGGCTATGACTATGACTATGACTATCATCTAAAGGACTTAACAGAAACCATTCGAGGAACTGTTTAACACCACAGCACACTCCTTTATCATTTGGGTGCCCCCTGCATCTCATTTAAGTGCTGCTAGAGTTGGAGCTGATGCTTTGGAGCGAACTATTGGACGATGTCTTCCTGAGGGTCTCGCCTGCCAGGCTGCATAGGTTCTGGACGAGCACCGAGGATGAGGACATCGACGAACGGTTGGCGAGTGGGGACGAACATTTGGCCGGATTGGAATTAGAGCTGAGTGCTAGACTGCTGTGTGGGTGGTGCCGCAGCGGTTGCGGCGATGTCGGATTGGAGAGGCCGGATTCATGGATGGGCGACAGTGTGGGCGATCGAGTGCGCATGAAATGCTTCCTCCGTTGCCTTCGATAGACGTTCCCCAGGCTATGGGGCATCTGTCGACTGTTGGGTGTCaagtgttgctgctgctgctgatgttgcggcggcggatgatgatgattactGCTGACAAATCCGAGGGACTCGGCAAGTTCTGCCAACTCCTGACTGGCCTGCGGCATCTTGCGTCGCGTGGGCGGCGGCAATGCCGGTGGCAGGGTGAGTGTATAGGTTGTCACACTATCATCTCGGATCACGGATGTCGGCAACAGCATTAGCTCCTTCTTGGAGCCACTGGAGGGACTGCTGGTGCTCACCGATTCGCTGCTGCTTTCTGCGGAGCTCCGACTCGGAGAACTGCCGGGTGGCGTTGTTGTTGGCGTCGTGGAGGCGACGTAGCCACGTCCTGCCGCCTGCAGTTGCAACGGACGTATCTGATTCTGTTTGATGGTGCCCCCGccatgatgctgatgatgctccTTGGCCGCCACGCCGTGGGCTCCTCCTCCATGATGGCGACATCGGGGCCTTCTATAGCGTCCCAGGAGGCGCAGCATGTGCCGCAATCGAGAGCTGCGCGGCggcgtcgttgtcgttgtcttcACAGGCAGTTCCACCTCCGGATGATCCATGCCCCCATTCAGAGTTCGTATAAATTGTATTGGCAGCTCTTGGGCATTCAGCTTGGCCGCCGCTTCAGCATTCTCGCGCTCTCTGAAGGTCAGAGCCGCCAGGAGATCATTGGGTACATCGGGACTGTCCGGGACACTGGCACAGCAGTTCCATTTCCTGCGCCAGCGCTGATGTTTGGAGATGTTCCCTGCCGCCCCATTAGCCGATGCGGAGGAAACACCTGCTTGACTGGACAGAGTcctcgtgctgctgcttcccCCCGCACTGCTGggtgcgcctgctgctgctccttcacGTCTCAGGCGAAAGGTGCAGAGTGTGCACTGTTCCGTGTACTGCAGATACGTGGCTGGACGCTGGGGTCGCAGCTCTCCAGAGATCAGTGAGCCCTTGGCCACACTCACGCGACGCTGCAGGGAGCTGGCCGCAAAACTGGAGCAACAATGGAAGCTGCTCAGAGAGTCCTGCAGAGGAGGATGGTGACTGGTGGCGCTGGTCCGCTCCTCCAGCAGGGAGCAGAGGTAGATGGCCTGCCGCGACTGATGGAACTCCCTGGAGCTGGCACAGCAATGCATCCGCATCGATTGCTCCGTTTGTCCCGCGCAGAGAGCCgcctcctgttgctgctgctggttgggATGTGGCGCCTTGGAGAAACAGTAGAGCTGCTGACCACCTGGCATCGTTTTGGACGGATTGTGGGGCTCTGGGAGGGTTGCTGAGAAGTGAACTGTTCCATTTTTGCCCACTCCCACGGCTGTACCCTGCTCCAGCAgctgtttggctttggcttcctgCGCCTGACGATGATTCCTGATGTACTCGTAGGTCGTGAGCCCCAAAAACGAGATGTAGATGTGGAAAAAGCACAGGTGGAGAAGTAATCCTGCACTCACGGCTGCCAAGAGTCCCAGGACtcccaggagcagcaggaataTAGTTTCATTCACGCCTATTCCCCCAACTACGGGTGTGATGGTCTGATTCGTGGTCATATTGATGCCTGGCTGGGATGTGGCAGTTGCCTCAATCAAAGCCGTGAAATTCTCCAAGAGTGTGGGCAAGGTGGAAATGGTGGAAATGGTAATGTTCTCCATTTGCTCATCCATCTGTTGGGGTTCTTCGTCGTCGGGTGGCTGCTCCAGCAGCATCATGGTCCCATTACCAAGGCTTAGAGTGAGATTTATGTAGTCCCCGGGCTCCATTTGGTGTCCGGCATCCGGATCGCTGGTGGAACGACACCAGTAGAAGCTCAGCCACTCCGGTTGGATGTAGTAGAAGGCGATTTGGGCAATCACCGCGGCCACAATCACCAGTGTGGCCACCACCGCACTGACGACGCACATCAGGAAGGCCACATAGTTCCTCGATCCGATGCAATGATTCAACCACTTGCAGTGATGGTCGAACTTTCCCACACACTTGTTGCACACCGAACAGTGCTTGGTGCGGCTCGAGGAGGTGCGTATGTTGCACAAATGACACCGTCCGTTCTCAATCACGTGTCCGTGCTTGGTGCGATCAAACTCCGGGACAATGCGATCGTTGCGATGCACTCGCCGCAGCTCCTTGTCCGCCGGATCCGTCAGCAGGGCCGTCAAATGTGAGGCAATGTGCACGAGATACAGCCCAGTGATGAGCCCATATAGCGGACCCTGTAGCGGTGCATGAAATGCTGGGATCAACACCCAATAGCTGGCCAAACCGAAGAGCAGCAGGACCAACCATCCAAACAGTTGCAACGGATGCAATGGCAACTGCAGTCCATGGAGGCGTCTACCACGTCGATGCTGCACGTCCGCAATGTTATTCTGGTAGCTAACCAGCTGGGACAATCGGCACAGGGAGTACCCTCTATTGCTCGTATGGGTTTGGGCACTGTTTGCTTTGGGCGGCTGGTGGTGGGGCACCTCCACAGATTGTGGCCCAACTGAGTGTACGGGCGGATCTCTGGCAGACGATTGCTTCAGTGCTTCCCCGTTGCTGGCTTCCGCGAGGCTGGCAGTACTGATGGTTATTATGTGATCCTCCGTCCTAACACCGTTTGCTCCACCGATTGAACCTCCTAGCGCCGGTCCAATGTTTCCCGTCGCTTTGGACATTTTGTTGATGGCACCCacgttgatgatgatgagtaTGAAAATGATGAATGGATGATGAATAGGGATCGTCGGCAATGGAACATTACAGTTGGATGCACttggccacgcccacaacGATTGGTGCAGACCCAAaaactgttattttttttgtagaattggtcgttttttttcAGTGTCCGTTAATTTATGGAATCCTTTTTTTCCGCAGAATCCGTTGTTCAAAatctgcttttgttgtttttaatattctactttttttggtttgctcTTCGTTGTTCCTATCTCTCTTTCTAGCAGAGTCCGttgttttatttctctttctctcagagtccgttgttgttgtccgcTGTTGCTATCTTTCTTCCACTCAGTGACGgctgtttctctctctttctcagaCTCCGTTGTTTGTGCTTTCCCTTTTGTTCTGATGTTTCTTCAAATTATGCTtcacttgttgttgttttcgtcAAAcggttattgttgttttttttgccgactctctgttgtttttgtatttttttgttattggaAATTGTGAATGGATGGCGCCCTTAACGGTGCATACGTGAGCGTATTTAGCGGGTTGTGAGttgtgggaggggggggtggtggtTACACAGGGAGCAGTGGTTTGTCGCCACCCCCGTTTGTACGGGACTCCTGCTCTATGATTTCTTTCGGCCCTTTTCGCTTTTGCGTTTTGCTATTTGTTTGGctcccactcacacacacacaatcgcGCGCGCACATatagaaacacacacacacccacggACACTgtcgcacgcacacacgcaaaaACGGGTGCCGCGCGTCACACAACAACAGCGTTCTTTCCGTTTATACCGTTCAACGGAACGTCTACAGAGATGCAGTGGAGCCGCTACAAAGAACCGACTTCGGCAATGGACGCGAGACAATTGAGCGCCAGCAACGCCAAAGCTTGAGCGAaagtctcgctctctcttctctcgccGCCAGCTTTCACAATTGAAAGCGGCTTCTCTGTTAAAACGGGGGGGTAGCAGCCCAGGGAAAATTACTTAAAGGTAGGGCATTATCAGAGATATCTCTTTATCGATGAGGACACAAAAAGGGCCAGCAGTGAACGCTAAGAGGATTTATTCGCATGATTTTTATGTATGAACGTTTTTGAAATTATCCAAAGTTGTTCTCTGGTGCATACATAACATTAAATTATAACATTATTGTTTCCAACAATCGTTCAATGATCTGAAACAATTCAAGAATTTTTTCATAGCACTgcaatttgaattttgaaaCGTTTTAGACCAATATTTTCTAATAATTCGTAATTAATTCGTAACACCTTTCATGAGACTACCTAGAAATATCTCACCTTTTATTAATGCACCCTGGTTGTTAGTAGCCAACAGAGGAGCGTAAGCCAAagagagcaacagcaaacgcCATCCCAGCTACAGCTGTCCGAAGTTTTGCCGGTAGCCGTATTCGGTTTTCGGCTAAAAAAGTTACAAGGGAAGAGATGGGGAATAGTTGTCCCAGCGCTCACTGGGTGGGTGGGGCGTGTTGGTGTGGGGGTGGCTCGGAATGGTGATGCTTTGTGGCCTTTTTTGAGGGGATGGTGCGTAGAGATATGAGCGTGATCTCTTTAAAGTTATGTTTTCTGATGTTATTTAAATCGTTACAGAATAGCAGACATCTACCTAACTTTTCATCACCATTTAGGCCCCATAGCTATGGGAAACACCGTGGCTTCTTCTAAGGGCTTAATTTTCAAAGAAGATTATACGGCATTAAATCTTCCTAGGATGTAGAGTACACTGTGAAGTACCAATTAATGGCGATTTGTATACATTTAGGTTTCAAATATCAATACCCCCGATAATCTCATCGACAATCATCCTGCGTGGGTGGCAGGTGCACTTCCTGACCTTGGGGATGAAAGACCCTGCTCAAATCGGAATACTTGTAATTATTAGCTCGTTAAGCCCCATGCTCACGCTCTCATCTCTAGCAGCTCTTATCGTTACAGGAAGCCACTATTATATAACGGTAAATGGGACACCGACAGGCCCACTAGAGATTGGCACGCACCTTTCGGTATGTCTTTTAGATttttctgggtttttttttgttttgtttttgggatGCCACCGCAgcatcattttttatttatggcatCGACGGTTCGCGTGAGAGTTTGCCATGTGGGGGGAAATGTCAGTGGCCAGGAGCCAGGGTGTTAGATGAAATGGAAAGCACACTCGAGAGCGTATTTGGAGCACGTGCTTGGAGCAAGCAAGTACTACGTTTTCAGCACTTGGTGTGATTTTATTTACATGAGCGAAAGAGAAAggcaatatatgtatgttagtgcaagcgaaacaaaaagaagacaaaAGTTTAAAGAACTATTCAAGGTATATTCAAGAGGAGGGAAGGTTATACACCAAAGATTTTCGCTGTACAAATTTCGCATAAGTGAACAGAATGCTACAGATTCGCTACGAATGACCCAAAAGATACCACTCGCCACGAGTGGGTCTACAgttttgattatttattgttcgaaaatttccaaaaagaAATATCAGCTGTTTTTATCAACTGAAAGACGGATGTAACATCCTAGTGGGACCCCTATCATACGCGAGTGTGAAGGTCCTCTCATGAAACTGCGGTATTGAACAGGTTTCGGTTGCCTGAAAAGGACTTGTCTTCCGCATCGACATAccttatatttaattttactttGTTTATGGCAATGCAGACATACTGACGCCTGTTTGCCTGACCGATTgggtaaatatttatgcctgGGATGCCAAACAATCTGATGGGATGCCCAGAATGCAGGAAACGAGGTCACCCCCAactgagagacagagacggaaaCCGAATCACGGATTTATATAAGccgcagacagacagatggtGTAAGTATTGGCGTCTTTGTGCTCTTTGGAGCGCAACTAATAATGGGTCTCGGATTTTTACGGCCATCGTAAAATCGAAATACAAATTACCAAAACAAATAGAGAAATTATACAATAATTTGTGGGGGTGCGTGTATTAATGGAATGATTTAGTTTGTTGATTTTGCATATGATAAGTCGAGGGAATTAATGGGAAacgaaatatataatatttgcCATATCCTCCGCCATATTTAACATTGAATCCGGTTCAGTAGCACACAATTTATGAACAAAATTGAAtggaattttttttgtgaataaattgaattttctatAGTTTCCGGTTCACAGTTATTGCCTCTTGGCAACGATAAACAAACAGGACAAAGACGAACCCCCCACACTGCACTGTCGCTCTCGTCAAGctctctctgccgctctgcctctctctgtaCCCACAAAGGTAGCTGTAACAAGAAAAGCTTTGATAAGCAGGAGACCCGACCCCGACCCTAACCACTTCCATTGAACAGTAAAATAAGAGGCAAACAAGCAAAGAACACCACGAGGcacaggaacaacaacaacaacagtagcaAACATCAAGAAAAGAAGGCTAGCTTTTGGATGTGGGGAATCTGGGGATACCCTTGAACGGCATTGCTGGTTCAACCGCTCCCATTCTTCGGCAAGACTAAATTCCAGTCGTTTGTGGTATGTTCAGTGTGTGCGACCCCATTGATCATGGATTTTGTATATCAATACGTTACAAATTTTAAATCCCCCAAAACGATAGTAGGCAattcttttaaatttaaaagtttcaaaatttcagtACAGTAATTTTAAAACTCCATTCGAAAATAAGTATCCTTCGtacacacaaaacacatataaaataaatgttaCTAGCAGAAAAATAGTATTGAGGAAAAACGCGGAAACGGAACCAAAACGCGCGGCATCATGATCGATATACTGTCTATGCCGCGCCGCAACAATGTGTCGGGCAATGCGGCACTTCTCAAGATGATCAGCAATAAGACTGGTCTGCCGATTAACAGTCTGCCGGGATGGGAGCTAATTCCTCTCAACTCTAAGCTACCGATGCTTAAGTGTCCCGGTAATCAAGTGATAttttccaaaaacaaaattgggCAATCGGTGAGTGGAAGATTTGTGCAACGAATCAACAGCATTGCCAGGGATTCCTGCTTGAGGGATAGTCCTCTATGGCACAAGGGCAACATTCCTAGATTAAACTACTTTTTTACCCTTCccttcatatttatttaattttcggTTTATTTGACAGTTCAAAAGCGCCAAACAGGAGTTTGATGCATCGGTGACTGGGGCGGCTATTCCTGAATACAATCCCTTGCATGATGCGAATCTGAGGACCTTCTACTCGAACGAACGTAATCTGAAGCGTTTGAGAGAGAACGGCGAGATCACCCAAACGAATGATGTGATTTGCAATCTGAAGGACTTCAACCATCATCGCCAGGAGCTGCACAAGTCCCAGCTGTACTATGTTCTGCAAGCCTACAAGCGTCGCGAGGCAGAGCAACATGATCGCCTGCTGATAGCCAATGCCGAGGCGATCACCAAGCGCGATCACCTCAATCTGGCGGGCCGTCATCAGTGCTACGAGGAGGTGGTGGCCAGGAAGATGCGCCTGGACATGGAGAAGCACGAGCGCATGGTGCATCTGAACAACCTTACGATGGAGAAGATGAAACGATTGGAGAACCTGACCTCTATGCAGACAATGCTCTTGGAGCATCGCAAGTTGCTGACAAATATGAGAGTTCAGG from Drosophila pseudoobscura strain MV-25-SWS-2005 chromosome 4, UCI_Dpse_MV25, whole genome shotgun sequence encodes the following:
- the LOC4818016 gene encoding uncharacterized protein — translated: MSKATGNIGPALGGSIGGANGVRTEDHIITISTASLAEASNGEALKQSSARDPPVHSVGPQSVEVPHHQPPKANSAQTHTSNRGYSLCRLSQLVSYQNNIADVQHRRGRRLHGLQLPLHPLQLFGWLVLLLFGLASYWVLIPAFHAPLQGPLYGLITGLYLVHIASHLTALLTDPADKELRRVHRNDRIVPEFDRTKHGHVIENGRCHLCNIRTSSSRTKHCSVCNKCVGKFDHHCKWLNHCIGSRNYVAFLMCVVSAVVATLVIVAAVIAQIAFYYIQPEWLSFYWCRSTSDPDAGHQMEPGDYINLTLSLGNGTMMLLEQPPDDEEPQQMDEQMENITISTISTLPTLLENFTALIEATATSQPGINMTTNQTITPVVGGIGVNETIFLLLLGVLGLLAAVSAGLLLHLCFFHIYISFLGLTTYEYIRNHRQAQEAKAKQLLEQGTAVGVGKNGTVHFSATLPEPHNPSKTMPGGQQLYCFSKAPHPNQQQQQEAALCAGQTEQSMRMHCCASSREFHQSRQAIYLCSLLEERTSATSHHPPLQDSLSSFHCCSSFAASSLQRRVSVAKGSLISGELRPQRPATYLQYTEQCTLCTFRLRREGAAAGAPSSAGGSSSTRTLSSQAGVSSASANGAAGNISKHQRWRRKWNCCASVPDSPDVPNDLLAALTFRERENAEAAAKLNAQELPIQFIRTLNGGMDHPEVELPVKTTTTTPPRSSRLRHMLRLLGRYRRPRCRHHGGGAHGVAAKEHHQHHGGGTIKQNQIRPLQLQAAGRGYVASTTPTTTPPGSSPSRSSAESSSESVSTSSPSSGSKKELMLLPTSVIRDDSVTTYTLTLPPALPPPTRRKMPQASQELAELAESLGFVSSNHHHPPPQHQQQQQHLTPNSRQMPHSLGNVYRRQRRKHFMRTRSPTLSPIHESGLSNPTSPQPLRHHPHSSLALSSNSNPAKCSSPLANRSSMSSSSVLVQNLCSLAGETLRKTSSNSSLQSISSNSSST